A section of the Hevea brasiliensis isolate MT/VB/25A 57/8 chromosome 17, ASM3005281v1, whole genome shotgun sequence genome encodes:
- the LOC110643398 gene encoding carbonic anhydrase 2 — MSKQYSSEQKVLIEGLKKLLNSEKDELDNEVASKIEKLISEMPEHHLDPVQRIKNGFHYFMKNKYDPAVIEGQQPKFLVFACSDSRVSPSHVLDFQPGEAFMFRNIANLVPAFNQLRYSGVGAVIEYAVKYLEVENILIIGHSHCGGIDTLMSLPEDGSTSNDFIDDWVKIGLPAKAKVRAEHPNLSHEEQCHICEKEAVNLSLVNIQSYPYVRAAMAKGKLALRGGYYNFVEGIFELWEIKHQITHPTIIRG, encoded by the exons ATGTCTAAACAATATTCATCGGAGCAGAAGGtgctaattgaaggactgaagaagCTTCTCAATAG TGAGAAGGATGAATTAGACAACGAAGTTGCGTCAAAAATTGAGAAGCTGATTTCTGAGATGCCAGAACACCATCTTGATCCAGTCCAGAGGATTAAAAATGGGTTTCATTACTTCATGAAAAACAAATATGA CCCTGCAGTTATAGAAGGTCAGCAGCCCAAG TTCCTGGTTTTTGCATGCTCAGACTCTCGAGTTAGCCCTTCTCATGTCCTGGATTTCCAACCTGGTGAAGCCTTCATGTTCCGCAACATTGCGAACCTGGTTCCAGCATTTAACCAG TTGAGGTACTCTGGAGTTGGAGCAGTCATTGAATATGCTGTCAAATATTTAGAA GTGGAAAACATCCTGATCATTGGACATAGCCACTGTGGTGGGATAGATACACTTATGAGTCTTCCAGAGGACGGTTCTACTTCCAA TGACTTCATAGATGATTGGGTCAAAATTGGTTTGCCTGCCAAAGCCAAGGTCCGAGCAGAGCATCCAAATCTCTCACATGAAGAACAATGCCATATTTGTGAAAAG GAAGCAGTGAATCTGTCACTAGTAAACATACAGAGCTACCCATATGTTAGGGCAGCAATGGCAAAGGGAAAACTAGCACTGAGAGGTGGCTACTATAACTTTGTTGAA